In Miscanthus floridulus cultivar M001 chromosome 8, ASM1932011v1, whole genome shotgun sequence, the sequence CCATTTTGATTTGGGTGTGGGTAGGATAATATCCACCTTATTCATTCAGTCAgtttgttcgcttgttggttttagtcaGAGCTTATCAGttagtcaacagtatttttctctcataacaaaccagcatTAGCCGAACTTATAAGCGCAAAAACCAACCAACGAATATGCCAAGTATTCATTTAGCCGTTCATGTAGTGCAAACTCCCACACAGTATGCACCGCGCTAATGCCCAGCTGCTGATGCTTGTCCTACTTCCCTGTcttgggcctgtttggaacgaaggaatcCAAAACGCAGGAATAGGAAAAAACGCAGGAATAAGGTATGATGAAAAGTAAAAAACTACGGGATTTCAAAACACAGGAACAGAAAATTTAGGCTGTTTGGAATACAGGAATTTATAAACATAGGAATTGTAACATGTTAGGTAAATATGGGTACTAATTACTCTTAACTGCTCTTTTTTCTCTCGTCCTCACACACGCTGCCTCGGGCTTCACGAAGGAAACCAAAACCATGGATCAGATTGGATGGTTTCTTTCCCGTGAAAAGGCTTGCCAGCTACAGTATTCCTAAGGAAAGGGTTTGCTATTTCCTCCGTTCCAAACACTCTACCACCGATCCTTTCCTCCGTTTTTATTTCCTTTGATTTTCCCGTGAAAAACCCGTGAACCAAACGGGGCCTTATCCGTTGGGTATTCAAAATCCATCGGGTATTATCCACTTTAGTACACATGGGCATGCACAGTAGGCCGGTGTGGGCGAAGGGCATGGATGCCCCGTACCCTCCCCAACGGCAGCTACAGTATATGCGTTGCCGCGTCAATGCACTCGACGCGATGATGTTATTTGGTTACACAGCTAGTCAACGACCAAAAGGGTAAAAAAAAAAATTAGGAACGATTATTATTgaaatattgaataaaaaagattaaaaaataaaaattcttagACCATAGGGTAAATATACTataaaaggagaaaaaaaagataaaacgACAAAAATGTTTATTAACATAACATAAAGAGAAACAAAATTAAAGGTCACAAAGTTCTCAAACCATGAAAAATATCTTAGAAAATCCTCTTGCATTGAGAAAGGTAAGCAAGAAATACTCTAGGAGACGAGAGCCAGGATTTATCATGATGATCCTTAATGATCTCCATGAAAAAAGGTGAGAGCCAGGATTTATGATGACAATCCTCAAAGATAATGAATGGAAAAATAGTATGTCATAATAAAATCaagttttttaatatttttttattttctaggtCTAGTGAATAAATGGATAGAGCCTGTCTCTAACTCTGGTAAAATAAAAAAGCAACGAGCTTAACTTCTTAATTGGTTAATTGGAAGGATTTCTGATCTAATTAGAcgttaaaaatagaaaaaaaatcctaATTATTCTTGATTATGGATTGAAAAGGGATGTTATGAATTGAATATACGACATTAGTTCGTAAAGCAATACAGTTTGATTTAtcttttttctcacaatatactTCTTGAGATTAAGACTTCACCATTAGCTAGTCGAAAAGGACAAAAGGTtcgacaccaaaatttggttttTAGCAAAGTCACCAAATTTTGTTGATACCTACCTGATGGCGACGTATATGTATCCGCAATTCCGGATGTGTGtttgtatcttttttttttctcagtgTACTCCTTGTCCTCTTAAGATTAAGACTTTACCATTAACCAATCGAAAAGAACTTAGATAGAGAAAGATTCGTCACAAAAATGTGTGGTGATACCTACCTATGGCGACGTATATGATTCCGCATATGTGCGTAGCAGATTGCTATGTAGACCTAAACATTTTATAGTCAAGAAGCACATTTTTTTCAGGCCGAAATATCCACGCTCATCCCACAAGACGTGCCttttcgattttttttttttttttgaaattggaTGACTTCATATTACTCATGAGCTGAAGATTCTTCAGCAACAATTACATGAATGTGCGCCAGAAGTGAATTGATGATTGTCTCACCTCCGTCGTCACAATTACACCCAACAGCTGTCAATTCATGGGCAACTCTATTAGATTCTCTAGGAATTGAGACACAACGAAACGAGCTAAAATTCATAGTCACCAGGAAGTGCAGTTCCTCCACTAGACCACCCACCAATGAGTTTGAGAAGTCCTCAGATTGCAGTGCTTGTTTCACCATCAAAGCATCAGTTTCCAAAATAAGATTGGAAATTCCTTGATCAATTGCCGCTTGGGCACCCTGCAAGCATGCTATAATTTCAGCTTGTAGTGCATTGTAAAGGTACTGCACTCTCCCTCTTCCTGCAGTCACCACATCCCCGTCGTAGTCCCTAATCACATATCCCCAACCACCAGTCTTCGTAGTAGAGGAGAACGATGCATCACAATTCAGTTTTCCTTCCGGTGGTTTCAGCCATCGCCCTTTCTCCTTTGGCACTGAAATTTTTGGATCCACCATTGTCTGCATCAACTCTCCAACATACAGGCGCACTGATTGGGCAAGCAAAGCAGCACATTTCCTCTGAGCCCCCGTTCTGATGACATTTCTCTCTGTCCACCACATCCAGATGGTGATCAAAATCAACATTTTCTTTTCCGTTCTTATAGATAGAATATACCGAATAACTTCCATAGCTGACTCCTTCTCTGCCAAAAACACACGCTCTTCTTCTAAATTCAGAAAGCGCCAAACTTGTTTGACAGTTTTGCATTTGAAAAACAAGTGGCCTCCATCTTCATCGACTCTGCAGCAAACCGGGCAAATAGTGTTCAGCTTAATTCTTCTAcgcatcaaattcattttcaaagggTGACTGTTATGAGCAAAATCTCCATAGGAAATGTTTGATCTTATTCAGGCAATCCAATTTCCATATTCCGCCCCAAAGTGGATCCACATCCCCACTGCCACTTTGCTGGACATTACTGCG encodes:
- the LOC136470033 gene encoding uncharacterized protein encodes the protein MVDPKISVPKEKGRWLKPPEGKLNCDASFSSTTKTGGWGYVIRDYDGDVVTAGRGRVQYLYNALQAEIIACLQGAQAAIDQGISNLILETDALMVKQALQSEDFSNSLVGGLVEELHFLVTMNFSSFRCVSIPRESNRVAHELTAVGCNCDDGGETIINSLLAHIHVIVAEESSAHE